The following are from one region of the Oncorhynchus nerka isolate Pitt River linkage group LG8, Oner_Uvic_2.0, whole genome shotgun sequence genome:
- the LOC115133056 gene encoding transcription factor ETV6-like isoform X4: MERSSFSPSSASPLPNSTSSPVHAPTARPASRMEDEPARLPVHLRLQPVFWSREDVGQWLRWAEREFALRPNTSGSFQMNGKALLLLTKEDFRYRSPHSGDVLYELLQHILKQRKPHASYPSAYFPGNSFHPLPEGALQHHKLEETVRRTPRGTEPQPQHPPTIELRHRSRSPPRLSPLDPNYPRPGAEDHLQTSSQLPDSNHHLPEDLYTLSVSPAAPNGRCATPREAPCPGSPGCQDAAPPRVIQLMPSAIMHPLLLSPGRGGVAGDFRHGRGGPPLQAPHENGREGKGHIQLALAHHQQHALHQQEEALYRNHHVIVPVSPPEEQAMPIGRIADCRLLWDYVYQLLSDSRYENYIRWEDTETKVFRIMDPNGLARLWGNHKNRTNMTYEKMSRALRHYYKLNIIRKEPGQRLLFRFMKTPDEIMSGQTDRLEHIESDTDDQIYIKEEC; this comes from the exons GCCTGCAGCCGGTGTTCTGGAGCAGGGAGGACGTGGGCCAGTGGTTGCGCTGGGCCGAGAGGGAGTTTGCCCTGCGTCCCAACACCAGTGGCAGTTTCCAGATGAACGGCAAGGCCCTGCTCCTCCTCACCAAGGAGGACTTCCGCTACCGGTCGCCCCACTCCG GGGACGTCCTGTACGAGCTGCTGCAGCACATCCTGAAGCAGAGGAAGCCGCACGCCTCCTACCCCTCCGCCTACTTCCCCGGCAACTCCTTCCACCCTCTGCCAGAGGGAGCTCTCCAGCACCACAAACTGGAAG AAACGGTACGGCGAACACCACGTGGTACAGAGCCCCAACCCCAGCACCCACCCACCATTGAGCTCCGACACCGCTCCCGCTCGCCTCCCCGCCTCTCCCCCCTGGACCCCAACTACCCACGCCCTGGTGCCGAGGACCACCTCCAGACGTCCTCCCAGCTGCCCGACAGCAACCACCACCTGCCAGAGGACTTGTACACTCTGTCGGTGTCCCCTGCTGCCCCTAACGGCCGCTGTGCCACGCCCCGCGAAGCCCCCTGCCCAGGCAGCCCCGGGTGCCAGGACGCTGCCCCCCCTCGTGTCATCCAGCTCATGCCCAGCGCCATCATGCACCCCCTGCTGCTTAGCCCAGGGAGAGGAGGTGTCGCTGGAGACTTCAGGCACGGTCGTGGGGGGCCACCACTTCAGGCCCCCCATGAAAATGGGCGTGAGGGGAAGGGCCACATCCAGCTGGCACTGGCCCACCACCAGCAGCACGCTCTACATCAGCAGGAGGAGGCGCTCTACAGGAACCACCACGTCATTGTGCCCGTCTCGCCACCAGAGGAACAGGCAATGCCCATTGGACGGATAGCAG ACTGCAGGCTGCTGTGGGACTACGTCTACCAGCTCCTCTCAGACAGCCGGTACGAGAACTACATCCGCTGGGAGGACACAGAGACCAAAGTCTTCCGCATCATGGACCCCAACGGCCTGGCTCGCCTGTGGGGGAACCACAAG AACAGGACCAATATGACGTACGAGAAGATGTCACGAGCACTGAGACACTACTACAAACTGAACATTATCAGGAAAGAGCCAGGACAGAGACTCTTATTCAG GTTCATGAAAACCCCAGATGAGATTATGAGTGGACAAACTGACAGGCTGGAGCACATAGAGTCGGACACAGACGATCAAATCTACATCAAAGAGGAATGCTGA
- the LOC115133056 gene encoding transcription factor ETV6-like isoform X3: MQERSSFSPSSASPLPNSTSSPVHAPTARPASRMEDEPARLPVHLRLQPVFWSREDVGQWLRWAEREFALRPNTSGSFQMNGKALLLLTKEDFRYRSPHSGDVLYELLQHILKQRKPHASYPSAYFPGNSFHPLPEGALQHHKLEETVRRTPRGTEPQPQHPPTIELRHRSRSPPRLSPLDPNYPRPGAEDHLQTSSQLPDSNHHLPEDLYTLSVSPAAPNGRCATPREAPCPGSPGCQDAAPPRVIQLMPSAIMHPLLLSPGRGGVAGDFRHGRGGPPLQAPHENGREGKGHIQLALAHHQQHALHQQEEALYRNHHVIVPVSPPEEQAMPIGRIADCRLLWDYVYQLLSDSRYENYIRWEDTETKVFRIMDPNGLARLWGNHKNRTNMTYEKMSRALRHYYKLNIIRKEPGQRLLFRFMKTPDEIMSGQTDRLEHIESDTDDQIYIKEEC, encoded by the exons GCCTGCAGCCGGTGTTCTGGAGCAGGGAGGACGTGGGCCAGTGGTTGCGCTGGGCCGAGAGGGAGTTTGCCCTGCGTCCCAACACCAGTGGCAGTTTCCAGATGAACGGCAAGGCCCTGCTCCTCCTCACCAAGGAGGACTTCCGCTACCGGTCGCCCCACTCCG GGGACGTCCTGTACGAGCTGCTGCAGCACATCCTGAAGCAGAGGAAGCCGCACGCCTCCTACCCCTCCGCCTACTTCCCCGGCAACTCCTTCCACCCTCTGCCAGAGGGAGCTCTCCAGCACCACAAACTGGAAG AAACGGTACGGCGAACACCACGTGGTACAGAGCCCCAACCCCAGCACCCACCCACCATTGAGCTCCGACACCGCTCCCGCTCGCCTCCCCGCCTCTCCCCCCTGGACCCCAACTACCCACGCCCTGGTGCCGAGGACCACCTCCAGACGTCCTCCCAGCTGCCCGACAGCAACCACCACCTGCCAGAGGACTTGTACACTCTGTCGGTGTCCCCTGCTGCCCCTAACGGCCGCTGTGCCACGCCCCGCGAAGCCCCCTGCCCAGGCAGCCCCGGGTGCCAGGACGCTGCCCCCCCTCGTGTCATCCAGCTCATGCCCAGCGCCATCATGCACCCCCTGCTGCTTAGCCCAGGGAGAGGAGGTGTCGCTGGAGACTTCAGGCACGGTCGTGGGGGGCCACCACTTCAGGCCCCCCATGAAAATGGGCGTGAGGGGAAGGGCCACATCCAGCTGGCACTGGCCCACCACCAGCAGCACGCTCTACATCAGCAGGAGGAGGCGCTCTACAGGAACCACCACGTCATTGTGCCCGTCTCGCCACCAGAGGAACAGGCAATGCCCATTGGACGGATAGCAG ACTGCAGGCTGCTGTGGGACTACGTCTACCAGCTCCTCTCAGACAGCCGGTACGAGAACTACATCCGCTGGGAGGACACAGAGACCAAAGTCTTCCGCATCATGGACCCCAACGGCCTGGCTCGCCTGTGGGGGAACCACAAG AACAGGACCAATATGACGTACGAGAAGATGTCACGAGCACTGAGACACTACTACAAACTGAACATTATCAGGAAAGAGCCAGGACAGAGACTCTTATTCAG GTTCATGAAAACCCCAGATGAGATTATGAGTGGACAAACTGACAGGCTGGAGCACATAGAGTCGGACACAGACGATCAAATCTACATCAAAGAGGAATGCTGA